In the genome of Defluviitalea raffinosedens, the window TGGCCCTTTGCAGTTGATCATGTCATTTCCCATGGAATCAAAGTAGGGGCCATCGGGATTTTTGGAACGGGCTACTCTTATATTGTAGCCCCCATTTGCATCTAATCCCCCAAAAGACAAAAACATATAGTAATAATCGGTCTCAGGGTTATATAGAACATAGGGACCTTCTATTCTTAAGTGGTTTTCTCCTAAAATCTTCTTTCCATAACCTTTTTCAATCGGCATCCCTGTTTTAGGGTCCAATTCCAAAATGTATATCCCCCCTGAATAAGAGCCATACATCATCCAAAGCCTTCCCTCTTTATCAAAGAACACACAGGGGTCCACTACATTAGGATGTATTGTTGCGTCATAAACATCTCCGTTTTCACTGGGTATATCCGTCATACCGGATTTTAAAATAATTCCTTTATCTTTATAAGGACCTTCTATATTGTCAGATACCGCAACCCCCAGGGCAGCTAAAGGCTTGCTGCCTTCGCAGTTACAATAATACATATAGAACTTTCCGTCTTCCAGCTGAATCACATCCGGTGCCCAAAATGTGCTGGTCTGAGCCCACGAAAAGGCTTCTCTCATTTCTTTCATGGCATTGGGAATAATCTTGTTCTTTTCTTTTACACCTGAAGCAATCATTTGCCAGTGAATTAAATCTTCTGATTTAGCAGCAGCCAGGTGAGAACCAAATATATAATATGTGCCATTATACTTTACTACCGACGGATCATGAACTGATGCATCTTTAAATACTTTAGGTCCTTCATCGGATTTTAACTGGATAGTGTTAAAGCTTTCCCGGGATGTAGAACAAGCCACAAGCATCATAACCGAACTCAAAATGAAAGAAGTTATTATTTCTTTACGCATTGTAACCCTCCTAAATAAAATCAGGCTTCATTGCTCATATACTCGAATTCAGGCATTCCGTCTTTATTCCATTTTATCTCTAAGAACATCGCATGTCTGTTGGGGTCATATAAGGGATCTCCAACTATTTGCGAGTATTGTCTTGCATGGAAAACCATAATCTCCTTACCATCTTCTGATACCGTAAAAGAGTTATGCCCCGGGCCATAAACGGCTTTACTTTCATCTGTCCTAAGAACTGGTTCTTTCATTTTTGTCCATGAACCAGGATCCAGTAGATCTGCATCTTCATCTGCAACGAGCATGCCCACACAATAGCAAGCTCCTGTGGAACTGGCAGAATAGGTTAAAAATATTTTGTTATTCTTTTTAAGAATTGCCGGTCCTTCATTCACATAAAACTCAACGATCTCCCAATCATACTCTGGGGTGGTTAAAAGTACCCGTTTGGTTTTTAGTTTTATGGGAGATTCCATCTCTGCAATATACAGATTTGAAACCAGCTCTTTAAGCTGTACCTTTTCCGCCCATACCAAATATCTTTTACCTCTGTGTTCAAAAACTGTTGCATCCAGAGAAAAGGATGTAAAGGATAAATCATCTCCATCGCAGCTTTGCATTCTACCTTTTTCAATCCATTCTCCTGTCATAGGATCTTTCCCCTGACACTCTAAGACATAGGGTCGAATTTTCCACTTGTCTTCTTTTTCTCCCGCAGCAAAGTATATATACCATTTGTCATCCAGATAGTGTATTTCCGGCGCCCATATATGTTCACTCATTATGCCGCTGTCATGTCTTTTCCAAATAACAGCTTCTTCTGCACAAGCCAAATCTTTTAATCTCTTTGATCTTCTAAGAACAATGCGGTCATACTCAGGAACAGAAGCTGTAAAGTAATAAAATCCGTCTTTTGCCTTATACACATAAGGATCTGCTCTATTAGCGATCCAAGGTGTATTGTACTTAGTCTTAACAACGTTTGTCTTATCCATAATAGCCCCCTGATTAATTTTATTTTAATATAAAATAATTTATATTTATCTAAATTATAGAGGATTTTTTTATACATTTCAAGACTAAGCTTTTAATCCACTCTATTTTTCTTTCTTTTTTAAGGCATTTATCTCTATTTTAATAAGAATTGATCCCTCTTCCAGATTATAAAATTTAACTTAATCTAAATTATTTTTAATTTGATTGAATAGATAACACCAGGGCTTTTTACTGCACAATAAATCCAGAGAAGTTCCTTATGCAATAAAAAATAGCCTGGGAATTTATTTCCCAAGCTATCTTTGATCTTTAAGGATTTATTTAAACGCTTTTTTGTATACTTCTAATATATCTTCTACACTTGTATCCCTTGGATTTCCAGGAGTACATGTATCTCCATAAGCTTTTTTCGCAAGAGTTGGCAAGTCTTCTTCTTTGGCTCCGATTTCAACAAGCTTTTGAGGAATTCCAATCTCTTTTGATAAATTTTTAACAGCATCGATGGCTGCTTGTCTAAATTCTTCAACACTCATACTGTCTACATTGGGTACGCCCATTTGACGGGCAATTTCTCTATATTTATCACCTGTAGCCGGTGCATTGTATTCCATAACATATGGTAATAAAAGCGCATTAGCCACTCCATGAGGCGTATCATAAACTGCACCCAGCTGATGTGCCATAGCATGTACTAATCCTAACCCTGCATTTGAAAATGCCATTCCTGCAATATATTGAGCCGTTGCCATAGCGTCTCTCGCTTCAATGTTATTTGGTTCAAAAACTGCTTTGGAAAGATTGTTTGCAATCAACTTTATTGCTTCAAGAGCGAACATATCTGTCATACCCCAGGCACCTTTTGTGATATAGCTTTCAATGGCATGGGTAAGAGCATCCATTCCAGTTGCAGCGGTTAAGCCCTTAGGCATTGAAACCATCATATCCGGGTCTACTAC includes:
- a CDS encoding glycoside hydrolase family 43 protein, producing the protein MRKEIITSFILSSVMMLVACSTSRESFNTIQLKSDEGPKVFKDASVHDPSVVKYNGTYYIFGSHLAAAKSEDLIHWQMIASGVKEKNKIIPNAMKEMREAFSWAQTSTFWAPDVIQLEDGKFYMYYCNCEGSKPLAALGVAVSDNIEGPYKDKGIILKSGMTDIPSENGDVYDATIHPNVVDPCVFFDKEGRLWMMYGSYSGGIYILELDPKTGMPIEKGYGKKILGENHLRIEGPYVLYNPETDYYYMFLSFGGLDANGGYNIRVARSKNPDGPYFDSMGNDMINCKGPKGSFFDDETASKYGTKLMGNYKWLWTEGEDGEKRKGLVSPGHNSAIYDEASGKYFIIFHTRFENRGESHEVRVHQMFFNSDGWPVISSYRYLGETIGEYTKEDIIGPYKIINHGRDISSQIKESQKIILYSNGKIDGDYRGKWKLVGSNEIELTIGKDTYKGVVLKQWDEFGNKYVMTFTALSQEKGIAIWGSGLEAK
- a CDS encoding family 43 glycosylhydrolase, with amino-acid sequence MDKTNVVKTKYNTPWIANRADPYVYKAKDGFYYFTASVPEYDRIVLRRSKRLKDLACAEEAVIWKRHDSGIMSEHIWAPEIHYLDDKWYIYFAAGEKEDKWKIRPYVLECQGKDPMTGEWIEKGRMQSCDGDDLSFTSFSLDATVFEHRGKRYLVWAEKVQLKELVSNLYIAEMESPIKLKTKRVLLTTPEYDWEIVEFYVNEGPAILKKNNKIFLTYSASSTGACYCVGMLVADEDADLLDPGSWTKMKEPVLRTDESKAVYGPGHNSFTVSEDGKEIMVFHARQYSQIVGDPLYDPNRHAMFLEIKWNKDGMPEFEYMSNEA
- the fucO gene encoding lactaldehyde reductase, which produces MVKRVVLNETSYFGQGAIQVLPQEIKDRGFKKAFIVTDKELLKFNVTQKVTKILEDANIPYVIYDNVNPNPTIENVVTGVKAYKDSGADFILAVGGGSPIDAAKGIGVVVNNPEFADVKSLEGVAPTKNKPVPMIVVPTTAGTASEVTTYYVITDEEAVKKMVCVDTKTIPVLAVVDPDMMVSMPKGLTAATGMDALTHAIESYITKGAWGMTDMFALEAIKLIANNLSKAVFEPNNIEARDAMATAQYIAGMAFSNAGLGLVHAMAHQLGAVYDTPHGVANALLLPYVMEYNAPATGDKYREIARQMGVPNVDSMSVEEFRQAAIDAVKNLSKEIGIPQKLVEIGAKEEDLPTLAKKAYGDTCTPGNPRDTSVEDILEVYKKAFK